The Candidatus Thiothrix anitrata genome includes the window CAACAACTGTTCCCTGTGTGGGCGTTGCTCCCTGATTTGCCCAGTTGGTAACGACATCACCTACATGATCCGCAAAATGCGTGAAGGTATGGTGGCTTCCGGTCATGCCCCTGAAGGCTTGATTGGCGCATCCACCCGTGCGGTGCAAATCGGTAGCCCAATGGGAGTAAAACTGCCTGCCCTGCAAGCTCAAGTGAAACGGCTGGAAAAATCCACTGGTATGGTCGTACCTTTCGACAAAGAAGGCGCGGAATACCTGCTGATGCTGTCGTCGATGGAAATCATGAACTACCCGGAATATTTGGGTGCGGTTGCCAAAATCCTTACCAATGCTGGTAAGACTTGGACATTGAGCAGCGAATGCTTTGAAGCCACCAACTCCGGTATCCAGATTGGTTCGTCCGACATTGCGCGGGAACTGGTCAGTCGGGTGGTCAATGTTGCCGAAAAGCTGAAAGTGAAAACCGTGATCAGCCCCGAATGCGGTCATGCTTACACCGCTTTGCGCTGGGAAGGCCCCAACCTGATTGGGCGGCCTTACCATTTTGCCGCCAAGCACATCGTCGAAGTACTGGACGAATTGCGCGAACAAGGTTTGCTGAAAATCGAGGGTATGGAAGATGCCAAACTCACATTCCACGACCCGTGCCAGTTGGTACGTCGGGGTGGTGTGGTGCAGCAGCCACGCAACCTGCTCAACATGGTAGCGACCAACTTTGTGGAAATGTCTGATTGTGGCACGCTCAACTGGTGCTGTGGCGCGGGCGGTGGTGTCTCCGCCAACGAAGACGCTGAAGAAGTCAAAATGAAAGCATTTTTACGCAAGAAAAAGCAACTGGATGAGCTGGGTGTGGATACGTTGGTGACAGCCTGCGCTAACTGTCGCATCCAGTTGGAAGAAGGTCTGGAAGTCAACCAAATGGATATTCCGGTGGTTGGCCTGACCGAAATGATCGCCGAACATTTGGTGGAACGCGCAGGAGGTGCAGCATGATCAGCAATGACAGCGATTTCCGGCAAGCACTCGACAGGCTGGATGTGGGGCAACAACGTCGTGTAGGTGCTGCCTTCGTGCGTCATGTATTGGCCTTAAACCCGGTGGTCAGTAAGGCAGTGGAGGTAGCAGCCAATGCTGGTGCAACCGCCGACGAACTGGCACTCGCGTTCCGGCAAGCTAAGGCCGCAGCACTCGACAGCCACACCCGTTGTGGCTCAGACAGCGATTGGCAGGCACAAGCCGGTTACTTTGTTGCCCGCGCCGCTGCCGCACTGGTAGCACCGGGCAAACAGGCAAAAGCCCCGGCATGGGAAGCTGCCGCCAATGTGCGGATGGCGTGTACTTGCCAGCAGATTGATGCCTCCGACGAATCCATGCACGAGGAAAGCGAAGCACAATACCGCCTCCTTGAGCAATTCCTGAACGACATTTGAGGATACTAAAATGACTGAACGTGTCGTTGTAGACCCTATCACCCGCATCGAAGGCCACTTGCGTATCGAAGCGCAAATGAACGGCAACACCATCGAACAGGCGTATTCCGCCGGGACTATGGTGCGCGGTATCGAAATCATCCTGCGCGGGCGTGATCCGCGTGATGCGTGGGCGTATGCGCAACGCATTTGCGGCGTGTGTACGTTGGTGCACGGTATTGCCTCGGTGCGTTCGGTGGAAGATGCGCTCAAATACAAGATTCCGCCCAATGCGCAACTGATTCGCAACTTAATGATCGCGGCGCAATACGTGCATGACCACGTGATGCACTTCTACCATTTGCACGCGCTTGACTGGGTGGATGTGGTTTCCGCGCTCAAAGCCGACCCGAAGGCGACTTCCGACCTTGCGCAAAAGATTTCTCCGACTTGGCCTAATTCCTCCGTCGGTTATTTCGCCGACCAACAAGCCAAGCTGAAAAAGTTTGTGGAAGCGGGGCAATTAGGTATTTTCGCCAAGGCGTATTGGGGGCATCCGGCCTACAAACTGCCACCTGAAGCCAATTTGATGGCAGTATCACACTACCTCGAAGCCCTTGCATGGCAACGTGATGTGGTGAAATTGCATACCATTTTCGGTGGTAAAAATCCGCACCCCAACTTCCTCGTCGGTGGTGTGCCTTGCCCGATTGACCTGAATTCTGATTCCGCCATCAATATGGAACGGCTGTCGCAGGTGCAGGACATCATCAAGAAAATGCAGGAATTCGTCGACAAGGTGTACGTGCCCGACACGCTCGCTATCGCCAGTTTCTACAAGGACTGGTTCAAACAGGGTGAAGGCTTGGGCAACTTCATGACCTATGGCGATTTCCCTGAAAAAGGCATGGATGATCCGACCTCGTTCCTGATCCCGTCTGGCGTGATCCTCAACCGCAACCTGTCCGAAATTCATCCGGTTGACCTGAATGCTGACGACCAGATTCAGGAGTTCATTGCCCACTCGTGGTACGACTATAGCGACGGCAAGGACAAGGGTTTGCACCCTTACGCAGGTGAAACCGCACTAAATTACACCGGCCCTAAACCGCCGTATAAGCAACTGGAAGTCGATCAGTCATATTCGTGGATGAAATCACCGCGCTGGAAAGGGCAGGCGGTCGAAGTCGGGCCACTCGCTCGTGTGTTGATGCTGTACGCCAAAGGCCACGCGCACACCAAAGAACTGGTCGATTACACCCTGAAGTATCTGGATGCGCCGATCGAAGCTCTGTATTCCACCTTGGGGCGCACCGCTGCCCGCACGCTGGAAACCAAGGTTATCGCCGACAATATGCAGACTTGGTTCGACAACCTTGTTGCTAATATCAAGGCGGGCGACACCAAAACCTTCAATGAAACGCTATGGGAACCCTCCAGTTGGCCGTCCAAAGCGCAAGGGGTTGGTTTTATGGAAGCACCGCGTGGCGCATTGGCACACTGGATTGTGATCGAAGACCAGAAGATCGCCAACTATCAGGCGGTTGTGCCGAGTACTTGGAACGCCGGGCCGCGTGACACCAATAATCAGGCGGGGGCGTATGAGGCTTCGCTGGCGGGTCATACGCTGCACGACTCCAAACAACCGATCGAAATTTTGCGCACCATCCACAGTTTTGACCCGTGCATTGCCTGCGCGGTACACGTCACTGACCCGGATGGGGAAGAACTCGTTAAAGTGCATATACAGTAAGCTATGCGGCTGGTTGGATATGTCCAGCCCGTCAAATTGGCGACACCCTCCGATAAGAGGGTGCGCAGGCGATCACGCCCGTTTAACTTCCCGATTATTGTTGCTGGCACGTGCAACGGGGGCGAAAACGCGCTTACCAACGATAATCAGACCTAGCAGAATGCCGGTTAATGCCGCTATCAATGTCACCCGAATGCTGTCGAGCGCGTCGGTGTATACATACATGCCATCAATCACTAAAACCAGCAGCAACGGTGCTAATAACAGCATGGTGCGGGTGTAGGAGAGCCAAAAATCAGCCTGTTTTTCGCTGACGCATAGATCACGTAAGGCATTCAACAGCGGGCGGGAAATAACGAACAGTACGGTGATGCTCAGACTGAGGCTAATCAGAATTTCAAGGGTGAATAACGCGATAGTATCCATGACGGACTCCTTATGTTGATTGGTAGAGTCAGCATAGGGCAGCGTGTGGCGCGACAGCCTCCGCTTTGATAGATCAGGAACAAAAATGGGTTATGGAATTATCAAACCGGAGGTTTCTGGCAGCGCAACGCCTTACGCTGAGGCTTCGATCAACTGCGTATTTCAAGGAATCCTGATGAAGATTTTACTGACGGGTGTCAGCGGCTTTATCGGTCATCACCTTGCGCAAGCATTAACCGCTGGGGGACATCGGGTCACGCCGGTTTCGCGCCGTAACGGGCAGGATATGCAAACCCTGTTGACCCCGGATGCTTGGCTTCCGCACTTGGAAGGGGTGGATGCGGTAATCAATAGCGTGGGCATTATTGCCGAAACTCGTGGGCAAACCTTTGAAAAATTACATCACCGTGCCCCAGCAGCGTTATTTCGGGCATGTGAACAGGCGGGAATTCGTCGCGTGGTGCAAATTTCTGCCTTGGGTGCGGATGCACAAGCGTTTACCCCGTACCAGTTGAGCAAGTATGCGGCGGATGAGGTATTGCGCCGCTTGCCGCTGGAAGGCGTGGTGTTGCGCCCTTCGCTGGTTTACGGGCAAGGCGGGGCAAGCATGGCATTGTTCCAACGCCTTGCCCGTTTGCCAGTGATTCCGCTGGTCGGCGATGGGCAATACCGGGTTCAACCCGTACACATTAGCGATGTGGTGGCAACCGTGTTGCAGTGTTTGCACACACTTCCCGCGCAACGCACCTTGGATGTGGTGGGTGTGCAGCCGTTGACGTTCGTGGAATGGTTGCAACAGTTGCGCCGTGCTGCCGGTAAACGTCCTGCCCCCACGCTGGCGATTCCGTTTGCCGTAGTCATGGCAAGTGCGCACGTCGGGCGATTGGTGATGCCGCTGTTGCACCCGGATAATTTACGCATGTTGCAACGCGGTAATGTCGCCGACGTAACACCGCTGGCAGCGTTTTTGGGCAGAATGCCGCTGAGTGTGGAGGAGGGTTTATGCTGTATCTGAGTTTAAAATACTTACACATTTTGAGCATGGTGCTGCTATTCGGCACGGGTTTGGGCAGCGCGTTTTACAAGTGGATGGCGGATCGCAGCGGCAATCTGGCGCATATCGCTGTGGTAAATCGCCATGTGGTGCTGGCGGATTGGATTTTCACCACACCGACGGTAATTTTCCAGCCGTTGAGCGGGTTGTGGATGGTGTATCTGCTGGGTTTGCCGCTGGCTACGCCGTGGATTGCGCTTAGTTTGGGCTTGTATGTTTTCGCGGGCTTGTGCTGGTTGCCGGTGGTGTGGCTGCAAATTCGGATGCGTAACCTTGCCGATGCCGCGCTAATGGCGCAAACGCCGTTGCCTGCCGAATACTGGCGGTATGCACGGGTGTGGTTTTGGTTGGGTGTGCCTGCTTTTGTAGCGATGGTGGGCGTGGTGTTTTTAATGGTATTCAAAACCAGTTTCGGAGGCTGATATGAGCGCGATTCCCTTGATGCAACAAGCCCTTGGTGCGCAATGGCAGCAATTGCCACCCGCGTTACAAGCACATTACCAACAGGGCAGGAACACCGATGTCGGTGCGCTGGATATTGACTACCCCGCGCCGATGCAGCCTTACCTGCATTTCCTGCGGCTGTTGGGTGCGCTGGTCAACCGGCGTGGCAAAGCTGTGCCGACCAACGTGGAAAAGTGGATGGAAGGCTACACCCAACGCTGGCAACGCACCATTACGTTCCCCGAAGGCAAGGTGGTGGTGTTCAAAAGCCACTGGGTGTACGCGGGTGGCAATGAAGTGATTGAGTATGTCAGCCCGTTCATGGGCTTGCGCATGGCGGTGTCGGTGGTGGATGGCAAGCTGCATTACAACGGGCGGCATTTGGTGCTGAAGCTGGGGAGTGTGCTGATCCCGATCCCAGAATGGCTGGTATTGGGGCATACCACGATTGTGGAAACGGCGTTGGATACGGGCGGGTTTGCGATGGATTTCCGGCTGACGCATCCGTGGTTTGGGGAAGTGTTTAGCTATGCGGGGACGTTTCGGACAGAATCATTAGCCTGAAACTAAAATTGCCGCTTTGTTTGATCTGGCTTAATGCCCTAAAACCAAGCGGAAGCCACTAACGTCGTCACGGAAATCAGGCTCGCACCCGCTGCGGTAAGCAGAACGACAAAGCCCACCGCTTGGGCTGAACCACGAGCCGCCACGAGTGACGCGCATAACGCCCACTGGTGAACCCATCGGGTTCGTAACTGGTTCTGCCGGATAATCACCGTACCAATCTTGACAAAACTCCCACACATTACCGTGCATTTCATGCAAGCCCCAAGCGTTGGCTGGAAGTGATTTGACTGGAACAGTTTTTTGCCAAGACAAACCTTTCTTACCGTTAGCGTAAGGATAGATGCCGTAGTGGTTGACCTGTTCGGACGTGATATTGTCACCAAAAGAAAATGGGGTATTAGTACCAGCACGACAGGCGTATTCCCATTCCGCTTCAGTCGGGAGACGTGCGTTCGAGCCAGATACCATACTGTTTAAAGTCTGGAGAAATTTCTGTGCGTCATCCCAACTAACCTGCTCCACTGGATTGTTTGCATTGTCTTTGAAATTAGCGGGGTTGTTGCCCAAGACCGTTTTCCATAAGGCTTGAGTGCAAGTTGTATCACCCATCCAAAAACCCTTGGTCAGAGTTACCTGATGTTGGTTTTCGTCATCTTCCCGTTCTATCTCGGATTCTGGTGAACCCATCCAGTATGTCCCCGGTTCAATCCAACGAAACTTCTGAGTAATGCCTTTTACCTCCAGATCGGCATAACACCCGTATTGATCTTGACCTGCATCGCTTGCCCAGACAGGTCTTTGCTCCCCCTCTACCGCTTGGCGGGAGAGGGGGCCGGGGGGTGAGGGTCTTTCCCCCGCATGATGCCCAATCGCCCCCAGCAACAAACTCCAATCCACCGCCCCGCAAAAATCCAGCACCTGCAAATGCCGCAACCACAACGGATGACGCACTTTTTCCGCCAGCACTGGAATCACCGGAATGCCGATTTCCTCCGCCATGCTGACTTCGTTATGCACCCACTTCGACGTGCGCACTTTTTCGGAAACCACCAGCACCATCACATCGCTGCTTTCGAGTTCAAACTCTAGCTTGTGATACCACACATCACCGGGTTTCAACCCAATCACATCACGGAACACGGCAAAGCCAGCCGCCTGCAACTGCTGCTGAATTTCGGTAGCAAGGTTTTCACCGTAGCTGCCATCGCGGGCATAACTGATAAAGGCTTTGGGCATGAGATAAAGGTCGGCTGATTGAAAGAAATGCTGCATTAATAGCAGACTAACGGCTGGATGTGAACGACCTTTGTACTTGCCAGCACCCAACAGCTTAGCTAAAGTTATGACTAACCAAGGAGCTAGCCATGCAAGTCAACATCCACGAAGCCAAAACCCAGCTTTCCCACCTCATACAATGCGTGCTGAACGGGGAGGAAGTCATCATCGCCCGCAATAATCAGCCCGTGGTGCGCCTGCAAGCCCTCACCAAACCACCCGCCAAGCGCAAGCTCGGTTCACTACGCGGTTTGGTCAAACATATCGCTGATGATTTCGACGCACCGCTGGATGATTTTCAGGAATACATGGCATGAGAGCATTATTGGATACCCATACCCTGCTATGGGTGGTTGATAGCCCTGACAAACTGCCAGCCACCGTCACAGCCATCTGCGAAGACGAAAACAATGCCCTTTTCATCAGCATTGCCAGCTTCTGGGAACTCGCTATCAAGATGAGTCTCGGCAAAATCGAGCTGGACAACAATGCATTGACTCACCTGAAAACATGGTGTGATGACAATGCTGTCCAGCTTTTGCCGATCAGCTTGAGCCACTGCCAACAGGTTCAAATCCTGCCGTTCCATCACCGTGATCCGTTTGACCGCTTGCTGATTGCGCAGGCATTGTGCGATCAGTTGGTGCTACTCAGTGCCGACGGGCATTTTGCTGATTACGGCGTTGATGTGATTTGGAAACATTCAAAGGATACCTGATGCCCACAACACCACTAGCCACCGCGCCCGAACAACTCTACACCCAAATCCGCCAACTTTTGCAAACTGCGCAAACGCAGGTGCAAGCAGCCATCAATCACTCAATGGTGCAATGCTATTGGGAAATCGGGCGCATGATCGTGGAGTATGAACAAGGCGGCGAAGCGCGGGCAGAATACGGCAAACAGACCTTGCAATACCTGTCCAACAAGCTCAGCCGGGAGTTTGGCAAGGGTTTCGACGAGCGTAACTTGCGTTACATTCGTGCATTTTACCTGCTGTTCCCAATTCGGAACGCACTGAGTGCCAAATTGACGTGGACACATTACCGCCATCTGTTACGGGTTGAAAACCCCACCGCCCGCAACTGGTACGCCAACGAAGCCATCACCCAAGGCTGGAGTACCCGCGCCCTTGACCGCCAAATCAGCACTTTGTTTTACGAACGCCTGCTATCCAGCGGCGATGCGCACAAAGCGGGAGTCGCTGCCGAAGCCCGGCAATTGATTGCCGAACAAGCTCCGCCCGACCCGCGTGATTTCATCCGTGACCCTTACGTGCTGGAATTTCTGCAAGCCAAGGTGGATGCGGGTTTGTACGAAAAAGATCTGGAACAGGGTTTGATCAACCAGCTCCAACAATTCCTGATGGAACTCGGCAAAGGCTTCGCCTTCGTCGCACGGCAAAAGCACCTGCGGGTTGAAGGCGAGGATTGCTTCGTCGACTTGGTGTTTTACAACTACCTGCTGAAATGCTTTGTGCTAATTGACCTCAAAATCGGCAAGCTGACGCATCAGGATGTAGGGCAAATGGATATGTACGTGCGCGTGTTCGAGGAACAATACCGAGGCGAAGGCGACAACCCGACGTTGGGTTTGCTGCTCTGTTCCGAGCGCAATCAAGCGGTTGCCAAATATTCACAACTCGCAGATACCCCGCACTTGTTTGCCAGCAAATACAGCCTGTACCTGCCGACCGAAGAGGAATTGCGGGTGGAACTGGAGCGTGATCGTAGTTTGGTTGAGAGCGCATTGGCGGAACAATCGGCGGTTTATCGAATGCCATCGACTACTGGCGTTTAGCCTCACAGGCTTGTTTGTCTTCGGCGCGTTGGTAGGCGCATTGCGCTTCCAGAAACCGTACCACCTGCCCCAGTTTGGTTTCATCGGGGTTTGGCATATCCAGCAAGGGGCGTAGCTTGCGGGTTTCGTCCGTCCATGTGATGTGATAACCCAGCTCAGGGAACAGGGCTGGGGGGTGAGGCTGCTGTTTAATCTGCAATTCGTCCCGCTGCATTTCCCAGACAAAGCACAGTGCAGCAGACACCGCAGCCGGGTCGAAGTCGTAAATCAGGCGGAAAACCGGGCTATTGAGTTCCCACAGCCGCACGGTCTTATCCCCTGAACCACTGGCGATCACCTTGCCATCCGGGCTGTACGCCAGTGCATACACAGAATCGCTGTGACCGCTGAGCGTCTTCAGCTCCTTGCCCGTCGCCGCATCCCACAGCCGCACAGTATTATCCTCTGAACCGCTGGCGATCACCTTACCATCTGGGCTATACGCCAGTGCCGACACAGAATCCGTGTGACCGCTGAGCGTCTCCAGCTCCTGACCTGTCGTCGCATCCCACAGCCGCAGGGTCTTATCACTTGAGCCGGAGGCGATCACCTTGCCATCCGGGCTGTACGCCAGTGCATACACAGAATCGCTGTGACCGCTAAGCGTCTTCAGCCCCTTGCCCGTCACAGCATCCCACAGCCGCACGGTCTTATCCCCTGAACCGCTGGCGATCACCTTGCCATCCGGGCTGTACGCCAGTGCTTCCACAAAATCCGCATGACCGCTGAGAGTGTTCAGTGCCTTGCCCGTCGCCGCATCCCACAATCGCACGGTGTTGTTGTCATCCGACCCGGTGGCAATCACCTTACCATTCGGATTGTATGCCACTGACAGGACAGAACCCGTATGATCTTGTAGCGTTTTCAGAATTTCGCCCGTGCCCATATCCCACAATCGCACCGTGCCATCTAGTGAGCTGCTGGCGATGACTTTGCCATCCGGGTTGTATGCTAGTTCTGACACATAAGACGTGTGACCGCTGAGCGTGTTCAGCTCCTTATTCGATGCCACCTCCCACAGTCGAACTGTGCTATCTCTTAAAGCGCTGGCGATGACCTTACCATCGGGGCTGTACGCCATTGACAGGACAAAATCCGTATACCCTTTCAGGGTGTGCAGAGTGTTGCCGCTGCTGGCATCCCACAGCCGAATCGTACCATCTCTTGAGCCGCTGGCGATGACTTTGCCATCCGGGCTGTACGCCATTGACAGGAGAGAATCCGTATATCCTTGCAAGGTTTTAAGGGGGTAGCCGCTGTTGGCATTCCACAGCCGCACCGTGCCATCTGCTAAGCCGCTGGCGATGACTTTACCATCCGGGCTGTAAGACACTGAAGTTACCTGGAAGGTATACTTTTGCTGGATTTTCAGAGGGTAGCCGCTGCTGGTGTACCATAACCGAACCGTTCCATCTATTGAGCCGCTGGCGATGACTTTACCATCCGGACTGTACGCCAGTGCTGACACATCAACACTGTGACCGCTGAGCGTGTTCAACGCCTTGCCCGTCGCCGCATCCCACAGGCGCACTGTGCCATCTGCTAAGCCGCTGGCGATGACTTTGCTATCCGGGCTGTACGCCAGTGCTGACACAGAATCACTGTGACCGCTGAATGTGTTCAGCACCTTGCCCGTCGCCGTATCCCACAGCCGCACGGTCTTATCCCCTGAACCGCTGGCGATGACTTTGCCATCCGGGCTGTACGCCAGTGTTGACACAGAATCACTGTGACCGTTGAATGTGTTCAGTGCCTTGCCGGTCGCCGCATCCCACAGCCGCACCGTGTTGTCATCCGAGCCGCTGGCGATCACCTTGCCATCCGGGCTGTACGCCAGTGCATACACAGAATCGCTGTGACCGCTGAGCGTCTTCAGCTCCTTGCCGGTCGCCGCCTCCCACAGTCGCACAGTATTATCCCCTGAACCGCTGGCGATGACCTTACCATCCGGGCTGTACGCCAGTGCGTTAACCTGACCGATATTGAGTGACGGGGTTTGCTTGCGTTCGGTTGACAAATCCTGTTCGCGGATGGCACTCAAACGCCCCAGCGTGGCGGGTAGCACAGCCTGTTTGCCCTGCGGCACTGACAGTACGGCAGCATTCAGCCCGTACAGCCATGCAGCCCGTATTTGGCGCGGCTGTGCCAGCTCCTCACCCCGGATGACTTTATCGGGGATGAGTTGAAACACTTTTTCTTCAAAGACCTTGGCGAGGTTGTAATTGGCTTCCAGTGTTTTGTTATTGGCTTCATCCGCCGACTTCATCGCAAACCATGCGGTGATGAACATGAACACGGTCAGCACCGCCATGATCCCCGATAACCAGCGGGTACGGGTTAATGCCTTACGCTGTTGCTGTGCCTGTTGTTCCGCCAGCACCCGCTTTTGCTCTTCCAACTCGGCTTTTTCGCGCAACAATTGCGCTTGCCGTTCCTGCTCGGCTTTTTCGGCTGCCAGACGCTGTTCTTCTGCCTGTTGGCTTTGTGTCAGAAAAGCCATAACAGCTTCAAAATTCGGGTGGTAGCGTTGCGCCCAAACTCGCGCTGCCTTGCCCGCTGGTAGCTGTTTGCGCCAGCGCAGCCCTTGTTCCAGATCAGCCTCACGGTAAAGGTTGGTTTGTTTGCGCTGGTAAAGTTGTTCGATTTCGACCAAACGCAGATAGGTTTTCGCCATCTCCGCTTCGTCATCTGTCCAGCCGCTCAGGGTTTCCCACTGACGAATCAAACTTTCATGGGATATGTCAATGAGAGGATTTTCAGCGGCATTTTCCGCCGACAGCACCAGAAACGAACGCCCTTGCCCCCTGAAGGTGTTGATGACTTCCATCACCTCGGCAGGGGATGCCCCCGTGAGCGCACACACATCATGCAGGTGGACAGGGCGACGGATACGGCGGTTGCTGGCATCAACCGTTGTCAGTGCCTGAAAGAGTGCCTTGGCAATACGCCACCGCTGGTTGGGCGCGGGCGTATAGTGTCGGAGCCAGTTGAAAGATGCGGCGACTACCGTATCAATAACGTCAAGAACGCCCAATTCCTCCAACGCCTCATTGGCATGACGGTCAATCGCCTGATGGATGGTATGCACCTGCTCATAATGCGCAATATCCAGCATCCCTGCGCCACCCGCCGCCGCCCACGCATCCCAAGTACGCATCAGCACATGCTGCAACACCGGCAAG containing:
- a CDS encoding (Fe-S)-binding protein codes for the protein MSALTLERGINAFKAQIDAPIASFFSSCVSCGMCAEACLFYTENPDPRYTPIYKLEPMRRVWEQEYTLIGKLKARLGLSKPVTDADLAEWQELVYNNCSLCGRCSLICPVGNDITYMIRKMREGMVASGHAPEGLIGASTRAVQIGSPMGVKLPALQAQVKRLEKSTGMVVPFDKEGAEYLLMLSSMEIMNYPEYLGAVAKILTNAGKTWTLSSECFEATNSGIQIGSSDIARELVSRVVNVAEKLKVKTVISPECGHAYTALRWEGPNLIGRPYHFAAKHIVEVLDELREQGLLKIEGMEDAKLTFHDPCQLVRRGGVVQQPRNLLNMVATNFVEMSDCGTLNWCCGAGGGVSANEDAEEVKMKAFLRKKKQLDELGVDTLVTACANCRIQLEEGLEVNQMDIPVVGLTEMIAEHLVERAGGAA
- a CDS encoding nickel-dependent hydrogenase large subunit; amino-acid sequence: MTERVVVDPITRIEGHLRIEAQMNGNTIEQAYSAGTMVRGIEIILRGRDPRDAWAYAQRICGVCTLVHGIASVRSVEDALKYKIPPNAQLIRNLMIAAQYVHDHVMHFYHLHALDWVDVVSALKADPKATSDLAQKISPTWPNSSVGYFADQQAKLKKFVEAGQLGIFAKAYWGHPAYKLPPEANLMAVSHYLEALAWQRDVVKLHTIFGGKNPHPNFLVGGVPCPIDLNSDSAINMERLSQVQDIIKKMQEFVDKVYVPDTLAIASFYKDWFKQGEGLGNFMTYGDFPEKGMDDPTSFLIPSGVILNRNLSEIHPVDLNADDQIQEFIAHSWYDYSDGKDKGLHPYAGETALNYTGPKPPYKQLEVDQSYSWMKSPRWKGQAVEVGPLARVLMLYAKGHAHTKELVDYTLKYLDAPIEALYSTLGRTAARTLETKVIADNMQTWFDNLVANIKAGDTKTFNETLWEPSSWPSKAQGVGFMEAPRGALAHWIVIEDQKIANYQAVVPSTWNAGPRDTNNQAGAYEASLAGHTLHDSKQPIEILRTIHSFDPCIACAVHVTDPDGEELVKVHIQ
- a CDS encoding complex I NDUFA9 subunit family protein, which translates into the protein MGYGIIKPEVSGSATPYAEASINCVFQGILMKILLTGVSGFIGHHLAQALTAGGHRVTPVSRRNGQDMQTLLTPDAWLPHLEGVDAVINSVGIIAETRGQTFEKLHHRAPAALFRACEQAGIRRVVQISALGADAQAFTPYQLSKYAADEVLRRLPLEGVVLRPSLVYGQGGASMALFQRLARLPVIPLVGDGQYRVQPVHISDVVATVLQCLHTLPAQRTLDVVGVQPLTFVEWLQQLRRAAGKRPAPTLAIPFAVVMASAHVGRLVMPLLHPDNLRMLQRGNVADVTPLAAFLGRMPLSVEEGLCCI
- a CDS encoding DUF2269 family protein, with the translated sequence MLYLSLKYLHILSMVLLFGTGLGSAFYKWMADRSGNLAHIAVVNRHVVLADWIFTTPTVIFQPLSGLWMVYLLGLPLATPWIALSLGLYVFAGLCWLPVVWLQIRMRNLADAALMAQTPLPAEYWRYARVWFWLGVPAFVAMVGVVFLMVFKTSFGG
- a CDS encoding DUF4166 domain-containing protein — its product is MSAIPLMQQALGAQWQQLPPALQAHYQQGRNTDVGALDIDYPAPMQPYLHFLRLLGALVNRRGKAVPTNVEKWMEGYTQRWQRTITFPEGKVVVFKSHWVYAGGNEVIEYVSPFMGLRMAVSVVDGKLHYNGRHLVLKLGSVLIPIPEWLVLGHTTIVETALDTGGFAMDFRLTHPWFGEVFSYAGTFRTESLA
- a CDS encoding SUMF1/EgtB/PvdO family nonheme iron enzyme translates to MQHFFQSADLYLMPKAFISYARDGSYGENLATEIQQQLQAAGFAVFRDVIGLKPGDVWYHKLEFELESSDVMVLVVSEKVRTSKWVHNEVSMAEEIGIPVIPVLAEKVRHPLWLRHLQVLDFCGAVDWSLLLGAIGHHAGERPSPPGPLSRQAVEGEQRPVWASDAGQDQYGCYADLEVKGITQKFRWIEPGTYWMGSPESEIEREDDENQHQVTLTKGFWMGDTTCTQALWKTVLGNNPANFKDNANNPVEQVSWDDAQKFLQTLNSMVSGSNARLPTEAEWEYACRAGTNTPFSFGDNITSEQVNHYGIYPYANGKKGLSWQKTVPVKSLPANAWGLHEMHGNVWEFCQDWYGDYPAEPVTNPMGSPVGVMRVTRGGSWFSPSGGLCRSAYRSGCEPDFRDDVSGFRLVLGH
- a CDS encoding type II toxin-antitoxin system Phd/YefM family antitoxin, giving the protein MQVNIHEAKTQLSHLIQCVLNGEEVIIARNNQPVVRLQALTKPPAKRKLGSLRGLVKHIADDFDAPLDDFQEYMA
- a CDS encoding type II toxin-antitoxin system VapC family toxin; the encoded protein is MRALLDTHTLLWVVDSPDKLPATVTAICEDENNALFISIASFWELAIKMSLGKIELDNNALTHLKTWCDDNAVQLLPISLSHCQQVQILPFHHRDPFDRLLIAQALCDQLVLLSADGHFADYGVDVIWKHSKDT
- a CDS encoding PDDEXK nuclease domain-containing protein, whose amino-acid sequence is MPTTPLATAPEQLYTQIRQLLQTAQTQVQAAINHSMVQCYWEIGRMIVEYEQGGEARAEYGKQTLQYLSNKLSREFGKGFDERNLRYIRAFYLLFPIRNALSAKLTWTHYRHLLRVENPTARNWYANEAITQGWSTRALDRQISTLFYERLLSSGDAHKAGVAAEARQLIAEQAPPDPRDFIRDPYVLEFLQAKVDAGLYEKDLEQGLINQLQQFLMELGKGFAFVARQKHLRVEGEDCFVDLVFYNYLLKCFVLIDLKIGKLTHQDVGQMDMYVRVFEEQYRGEGDNPTLGLLLCSERNQAVAKYSQLADTPHLFASKYSLYLPTEEELRVELERDRSLVESALAEQSAVYRMPSTTGV